One window of the Nicotiana tabacum cultivar K326 chromosome 4, ASM71507v2, whole genome shotgun sequence genome contains the following:
- the LOC107822698 gene encoding abscisic acid receptor PYL4-like — MYNKIRESAEEFYKMPSSLQLRRINPSTATSTATLAGNYHKQQSKSQPTWIIPVSVSVPDYVLHYHTHVVGPNQCCSAVVQAISAPIDTVWSLVRRFDNPQAYKHFLKSCHVIDGDGNVGSLREVRVVSGLPAASSTERLEILDDEKHVLSFSVVGGDHRLNNYRSVTTLHTADDDENMTMVVESYEVDVPQGNTKEETCVFVDTIVRCNLQSLAQIAENLAKRKNYEDPELKLHRLVDFDDCKVGSWNCYNVTV, encoded by the exons ATGTACAATAAGATAAGAGAAAGTGCAGAGGAATTTTATAAAATGCCTTCTTCACTTCAGCTGCGTAGAATCAACCCAAGCACCGCCACATCCACCGCCACGCTCGCCGGAAACTACCACAAGCAACAATCGAAATCACAGCCTACATGGATCATCCCCGTTTCCGTTTCTGTCCCCGACTATGTATTGCATTATCACACCCACGTTGTGGGCCCCAACCAGTGTTGCTCCGCCGTTGTACAAGCCATCTCCGCCCCAATCGACACCGTCTGGTCCCTCGTCCGCCGCTTCGATAACCCGCAAGCATACAAGCACTTTCTTAAAAGCTGCCACGTCATTGACGGCGATGGTAACGTCGGTAGCTTGAGGGAAGTTCGCGTTGTTTCTGGACTTCCTGCGGCTTCTAGTACGGAGAGGCTGGAGATTTTAGACGATGAAAAACACGTGCTCAGCTTTAGTGTCGTCGGCGGCGATCATCGGCTTAACAATTACCGATCGGTGACGACGCTGCACACGGCGGATGATGACGAGAATATGACTATGGTGGTGGAGTCGTACGAGGTTGATGTTCCACAAGGGAATACAAAGGAAGAAACATGTGTTTTTGTGGATACAATTGTGCGGTGCAATTTGCAGTCACTGGCGCAGATCGCAGAGAACTTGGCTAAAAGAAAGA ATTATGAAGACCCAGAACTGAAACTTCATAGATTGGTAGATTTCGATGACTGTAAGGTTGGTTCTTGGAATTGTTACAACGTGACTGTTTGA